In a genomic window of Acidobacteriota bacterium:
- a CDS encoding lmo0937 family membrane protein produces MLYTIAVVLLLAWLLGIVGIYTIGTFVHLLLVLAIVLLVVALFNGRRVLG; encoded by the coding sequence ATGCTGTACACCATCGCCGTCGTTCTGTTGCTCGCGTGGTTGCTGGGAATCGTGGGGATTTACACGATCGGCACGTTCGTCCATCTCCTGCTGGTTCTCGCAATCGTCCTGCTCGTCGTAGCGTTGTTCAACGGACGCCGCGTGCTCGGCTAA
- a CDS encoding response regulator encodes MSNRGVGRRCRVARFRPPAVDRGAEARGRLCARAADGVRGLEPLNVARPDVGIIDISLPGMGGYQVARRIREEPHGRAMLLLALTGYDSSPDANRPREHGFDHHLVKPVDPEHLACLLSGDRSSFSSAP; translated from the coding sequence GTGTCCAATCGAGGAGTTGGCCGCCGATGTCGCGTCGCTCGGTTTCGACCTCCCGCAGTTGATCGCGGCGCAGAAGCTCGCGGTCGACTATGTGCGCGGGCGGCCGACGGCGTCCGCGGCCTCGAACCGCTGAACGTCGCGCGTCCGGACGTGGGGATCATCGACATCAGTCTTCCGGGGATGGGCGGTTACCAGGTCGCCCGGCGGATTCGCGAGGAGCCGCACGGCCGTGCCATGCTGCTGCTCGCCTTGACCGGCTACGACTCCTCGCCCGACGCGAACCGCCCCCGGGAACACGGGTTCGACCATCACCTTGTGAAGCCGGTCGACCCGGAGCATCTTGCGTGCCTCCTCTCCGGAGACCGCTCGTCATTTTCTTCGGCTCCCTGA
- a CDS encoding MFS transporter: MLNRLGLDRPELRAWAMYDWANSAFQTTIIASIFPIYFHRVVAADLGGPLATERFAWATTIAILIVAIIAPVLGAIADYAGVKKRMLAVFVAFGAAATAAMVGIGRGDWMAALVLFVIGNVGVAGSIVFYESLLPHIASQQELDRVSSAGYAIGYLGGGVLLAINVVMIQKPGWFGLADAGAATRWAFASVAVWWVVFSFPLFLRVPEPKRLLEADETGGERPVTAALRRLAVTLRELRSYKQAFLLLLAFLLYNDGIQTIIRMATTYGAEIGLGEVAMMTALLITQFVGIPCAFLFGMLAGRIGAKAAVFLGLAVYVGITILGYGLRTEGQFFALCVLVGTVQGGTQALSRSLFASMIPKDKSSEFFAFFGVFERYAGVLGPAIFAWTVSQTGSSRNAILSVIAFFVIGAAILSFVNVEEGRRGARLAEQRAHAEA; encoded by the coding sequence ATGCTCAACCGCCTCGGACTGGATCGCCCGGAGCTCCGCGCGTGGGCCATGTACGACTGGGCGAACTCCGCTTTCCAGACGACGATCATCGCGTCGATCTTCCCTATCTATTTCCATCGAGTCGTGGCGGCGGATCTCGGGGGCCCGCTGGCCACCGAGCGGTTCGCGTGGGCGACGACGATCGCCATCCTCATAGTCGCGATCATCGCCCCGGTGCTTGGCGCGATCGCCGATTATGCGGGCGTGAAGAAGCGGATGCTGGCCGTGTTCGTCGCCTTCGGCGCGGCGGCGACCGCGGCGATGGTCGGCATCGGGCGCGGAGACTGGATGGCGGCGCTCGTCCTGTTCGTGATCGGCAACGTTGGCGTGGCCGGCAGCATCGTCTTCTACGAATCGCTGCTGCCGCACATCGCGTCGCAGCAGGAGCTCGATCGCGTGTCGTCGGCGGGCTATGCCATCGGGTATCTCGGCGGAGGCGTCCTGCTCGCGATCAACGTCGTCATGATCCAGAAGCCGGGTTGGTTCGGGCTGGCCGACGCCGGGGCCGCGACACGCTGGGCCTTCGCCAGTGTCGCCGTGTGGTGGGTCGTTTTTTCGTTCCCGCTCTTCTTGCGCGTGCCGGAGCCGAAGCGGCTGCTCGAGGCCGACGAGACCGGGGGCGAGCGGCCGGTCACCGCCGCCCTGCGGCGCCTTGCCGTGACCTTGCGCGAACTCAGGTCGTACAAGCAGGCGTTCCTGCTGCTCCTGGCGTTTCTTCTCTACAACGACGGGATCCAGACGATCATCCGCATGGCGACGACCTACGGCGCGGAGATCGGGCTGGGTGAGGTCGCGATGATGACCGCGCTGCTGATCACGCAGTTTGTCGGGATACCGTGCGCGTTTCTCTTCGGCATGCTGGCGGGCCGCATCGGCGCGAAGGCCGCGGTGTTTCTCGGTCTCGCGGTGTATGTCGGCATCACGATCCTGGGCTACGGGCTGCGGACCGAGGGGCAGTTTTTCGCGCTGTGCGTGCTGGTGGGCACGGTGCAGGGAGGGACCCAGGCGCTCAGCCGATCGCTCTTCGCGTCGATGATCCCGAAGGACAAGTCGTCGGAGTTCTTCGCGTTCTTCGGCGTGTTCGAGCGCTACGCCGGCGTGCTGGGCCCCGCGATCTTCGCCTGGACGGTCTCGCAGACCGGATCGAGCCGCAACGCCATCCTGTCGGTGATCGCCTTCTTCGTGATTGGCGCGGCCATCCTCTCCTTCGTCAACGTGGAGGAAGGGCGCCGCGGCGCGCGGCTCGCCGAACAGCGGGCTCATGCGGAAGCGTGA
- a CDS encoding glycosidase, translated as MTSPQHYETLFARHERNPILTAADWPYPAHTVFNAGATRLGDGTTLLLCRVEDRRGHSHLCAARSRNGIDGWTIDSEPTFCPDPGRHPEELWGIEDPRITFVEELGKYAVAYTAFSKGGPGVALALTEDFRHFERCGLVMQPDDKDAALLPRRINGSFALLHRPMTPSGAHVWISFSPDLRNWGGHKLVLPARRGSWWDANHVGLSPPLIETSRGWLMLYHGVRRTGAGCLYRLGVALLDLETAEHCLLRGDSWIFGPEAPYEREGDVGYVAFPCGYTLGDDGDTINLYYGAADTCLALARGSISQLLRWLDRNGHGDVAGRISSESVGTNVGTER; from the coding sequence ATGACGTCACCACAGCACTACGAGACGCTCTTCGCCCGGCACGAACGGAACCCGATCCTGACGGCGGCGGACTGGCCGTATCCTGCGCACACCGTTTTCAATGCGGGGGCGACGCGGCTCGGGGACGGGACGACGCTGCTCCTCTGCAGGGTGGAGGACAGGCGAGGCCACTCTCATCTGTGCGCCGCCCGATCCCGCAATGGGATCGACGGCTGGACGATCGACTCCGAGCCGACGTTCTGCCCGGATCCCGGAAGGCATCCGGAGGAACTGTGGGGGATCGAAGATCCCCGCATCACGTTCGTCGAAGAGCTCGGGAAGTACGCCGTCGCGTACACGGCGTTCAGCAAAGGGGGACCCGGAGTCGCTCTGGCGCTCACGGAGGACTTCCGCCACTTCGAGCGGTGCGGACTGGTCATGCAGCCCGACGACAAGGATGCGGCCCTGCTGCCACGTCGCATCAACGGCAGCTTCGCCCTGCTCCATCGCCCGATGACGCCCTCAGGCGCGCACGTCTGGATTTCGTTCTCGCCGGACCTCCGCAACTGGGGCGGCCACAAGCTCGTGCTGCCCGCGCGCCGCGGATCGTGGTGGGACGCCAACCACGTGGGGCTTTCGCCGCCGCTGATCGAGACGTCCCGCGGATGGCTGATGCTGTATCACGGCGTCCGACGAACAGGCGCCGGCTGTCTGTACCGGCTCGGAGTGGCGTTGCTGGACCTCGAAACCGCGGAGCACTGCCTCTTGCGTGGGGATTCCTGGATATTTGGACCCGAGGCGCCCTACGAACGCGAAGGGGACGTGGGTTATGTCGCCTTTCCGTGCGGCTACACGCTCGGCGACGACGGCGACACCATCAATCTTTACTACGGCGCCGCGGACACCTGCCTGGCCCTGGCAAGAGGGAGTATCAGCCAACTGCTGCGATGGCTCGACCGGAACGGGCACGGCGATGTTGCGGGACGAATCAGTTCAGAAAGCGTAGGGACGAATGTCGGAACTGAACGGTGA
- a CDS encoding Crp/Fnr family transcriptional regulator: MGKLKRALASVSDGLDWAAVKAERLEYEPAATIFAQGDAAASVMYIEAGAVRLSVVSHSGKEAIIAVIDSGHFFGEGCLAGQLQRMATATAMSPSTIVAIEKPEVLRLLHSRQPFADVFLAHMLTRNIRIEEDLIDQLFNSTEKRLARTLLLLARFGESAATHRSLPKVSQELLAEIVGTTRSRVNFFMNKFRKLGFIDYNGVLKVNNSLLRVVLRD; encoded by the coding sequence ATGGGCAAACTCAAGCGAGCATTGGCGTCGGTGTCGGACGGGCTGGATTGGGCGGCCGTGAAGGCCGAGCGCCTCGAGTACGAACCCGCGGCAACCATCTTCGCTCAGGGAGATGCGGCCGCGAGCGTCATGTATATCGAGGCAGGTGCCGTACGGCTGTCGGTCGTCTCGCACTCAGGGAAAGAGGCGATTATCGCCGTCATTGATTCCGGCCATTTCTTCGGCGAAGGGTGTCTGGCGGGTCAGCTGCAACGAATGGCCACCGCCACGGCGATGTCCCCGTCCACCATCGTCGCGATCGAGAAGCCGGAGGTCCTGCGGTTGCTGCATAGCCGGCAACCGTTTGCGGACGTGTTTCTCGCTCACATGCTGACGCGAAACATCCGGATCGAAGAAGACCTGATCGATCAGCTCTTCAACTCCACCGAGAAGCGTCTGGCGCGGACCCTCCTGCTGCTGGCGCGGTTCGGCGAGTCAGCCGCGACACACCGCTCGCTTCCAAAGGTTTCTCAGGAACTCCTGGCCGAGATCGTCGGGACGACTCGGTCCCGGGTGAACTTCTTCATGAACAAGTTCCGCAAACTCGGGTTCATCGACTACAACGGAGTCTTGAAAGTCAACAACTCACTGTTGCGTGTCGTGCTGCGCGACTGA
- the groEL gene encoding chaperonin GroEL has translation MSKPVTGEMIAQVGTISANHDKTIGRIIAEAMDKVGKDGVITVEEAKSIDTSLEIVEGMQFDRGYLSPYFVTDPERMEVVLDNPAILIHEKKIASMKELLPVLELVAHAGRPLLIIAEDIEGEALATLVVNKLRGTLQAAAVKAPGYGERRKAMLEDIAILTGGKALTEDLGLKLENTQLEDLGQAKKITIDKDNTTIVEGAGSRLAIEGRVTQLRLQAEDTTSDYDREKLQERLARLVGGVAVIKVGAATETEMKEKKARVEDATNAGHEGSIVVQRVREMNDEEGFNALTERYENLMQAGVIDPTKVVRSALQNAASIASLLLTTEAVIT, from the coding sequence ATGTCCAAGCCGGTCACCGGGGAGATGATCGCTCAGGTCGGAACCATTTCGGCAAACCACGACAAGACGATCGGGCGGATCATCGCCGAAGCCATGGACAAGGTCGGCAAAGACGGCGTCATCACCGTCGAAGAGGCCAAGAGCATCGACACCTCTCTCGAGATCGTCGAAGGGATGCAGTTCGACCGTGGTTATCTCTCGCCCTACTTCGTCACCGATCCCGAGCGGATGGAGGTGGTGCTGGACAATCCGGCGATTCTCATCCACGAAAAGAAGATCGCCTCGATGAAGGAGCTCCTGCCGGTGCTGGAGCTGGTCGCGCACGCTGGCCGTCCGCTGCTGATCATCGCGGAGGACATCGAGGGTGAGGCGCTGGCAACCCTGGTCGTCAACAAGCTGAGAGGCACGCTTCAGGCCGCCGCGGTGAAGGCGCCGGGCTACGGGGAACGACGGAAGGCGATGCTCGAAGACATCGCGATCCTGACCGGCGGCAAGGCCCTTACCGAGGACCTCGGCCTGAAGCTCGAGAACACACAGCTGGAAGACCTCGGTCAGGCGAAGAAGATCACCATCGACAAGGACAACACCACGATCGTGGAGGGCGCCGGCAGCCGGCTGGCGATCGAGGGTCGCGTCACGCAGTTGCGCTTGCAGGCTGAAGACACGACCTCGGACTACGACCGGGAGAAGCTGCAGGAGCGCCTCGCAAGGCTGGTTGGCGGGGTGGCGGTCATCAAGGTCGGGGCCGCGACCGAGACCGAGATGAAGGAAAAGAAAGCGCGCGTCGAGGACGCGACCAACGCGGGTCACGAGGGCTCGATCGTCGTCCAGCGCGTCAGGGAGATGAACGACGAGGAGGGCTTCAACGCTCTGACGGAGCGGTACGAGAACCTCATGCAGGCGGGCGTGATCGATCCGACCAAGGTGGTCCGGTCGGCCCTGCAGAATGCAGCGTCGATCGCGTCGCTCCTGCTGACGACCGAGGCCGTCATCACGTAG
- a CDS encoding M28 family peptidase: protein MRRASRAVAPLLCAALLAGGCARPSSTGFSTERARTHVQVLAGTIGSRPAGSEANDRARQYVVDQLRLFGFDVRVQVADARRPEFGHSARVQNIIALRRGVQPEAIALVSHYDSSSAAPGGADDGLGVAVSLEAARVLSAMPLRHTLAVLVTDAEELGLMGAAALNTDPVARQLRAYVNIESVGSAGPSLLFETGPGNSWIVDVWAAHAPRPYGGSFALEVYRRIPNDTDFTMLRRLAVPGLNFASILDGYAYHTARDTADRLAPFTIDQTGHNVVRVVQALDGTDLARRTPDQAVYSDLLGRTAFSMGPMAAAWIAGLAVLLGALAWFKSLRAAVVVVGGGRFLLTAFWSAIGTAAVLASMIAAAWLLREAREVYHPWYARPERLFVFTAAIGVLAGWTIARAGAFLPYAMRGTRHPVLAWAIALPVWILLAAAASYYLPAAAYLFNVPLLVAGVLLLVTPLARTAAVRLSSFLVLCVTLAMWGWLLLQLLRFAVAHFGRQPIVTPVWVYAALIFMGGMMWMPPALAAVTGRPLRRPAFATALLLVAVVAAGGYAYAAPAYTYDQPLRRAIQFVHDAATARAFWQVGSTEPGLDLERTSMQWAPLGGPLPSSAPTARLRHPFVFFAEVPPPGEIPGRVTMRRSRLGDSVQFTISVIPAVRALGASFVMPAGLTPVRPNLPGIARGGRWVASFGAVPMEGIAFRGFVHASDEPRLDSVQVILHTSRFPGGGGWQGLPPWLPQERVVWSGEARYIVRPLPEVAPPQ from the coding sequence ATGCGAAGAGCGTCTCGGGCAGTGGCGCCGCTGCTGTGCGCGGCCCTCCTCGCGGGCGGCTGCGCCCGTCCCTCCTCCACCGGCTTCTCGACCGAACGCGCGCGCACACACGTGCAGGTGCTTGCCGGCACGATCGGATCGCGCCCCGCTGGCAGTGAGGCCAACGATCGGGCGAGGCAGTACGTCGTCGATCAGCTCCGCTTGTTCGGATTCGACGTGCGGGTACAGGTGGCCGATGCCAGGCGGCCCGAGTTCGGGCACAGCGCCCGGGTCCAGAACATCATCGCCCTTCGCCGCGGCGTGCAGCCCGAGGCCATTGCGCTGGTCTCGCATTACGACAGTTCCTCTGCCGCGCCGGGCGGCGCCGATGACGGCCTCGGCGTGGCGGTCAGCCTCGAGGCGGCGCGGGTGCTGTCCGCGATGCCGCTGCGCCACACGCTGGCGGTGCTCGTCACCGACGCCGAAGAACTGGGACTCATGGGAGCGGCCGCGCTGAACACGGACCCGGTGGCGCGGCAACTCCGCGCCTACGTCAACATCGAGTCTGTTGGATCCGCTGGCCCTTCGCTGCTTTTCGAGACCGGGCCCGGCAACAGCTGGATCGTGGACGTGTGGGCAGCGCATGCGCCGCGCCCATACGGTGGCTCGTTTGCACTCGAGGTCTATCGGCGTATTCCGAACGACACCGATTTCACGATGCTCAGGCGCCTCGCCGTGCCGGGGCTCAATTTCGCGTCCATCCTGGACGGTTACGCCTATCACACGGCGCGCGATACCGCCGACCGCCTCGCCCCCTTCACCATCGACCAGACCGGCCACAACGTCGTCCGCGTGGTCCAGGCGCTTGATGGAACGGATCTCGCCCGGCGGACGCCGGACCAGGCGGTGTACTCCGACTTGCTGGGCCGCACGGCGTTCAGCATGGGGCCGATGGCCGCCGCGTGGATTGCGGGCCTGGCGGTACTGCTCGGGGCGCTCGCCTGGTTCAAATCGCTGCGCGCCGCGGTCGTCGTCGTAGGGGGCGGGCGATTTCTGCTGACGGCGTTCTGGTCTGCGATTGGCACCGCGGCCGTGCTGGCCAGCATGATTGCTGCGGCGTGGCTGCTCCGCGAGGCCCGCGAGGTCTATCACCCGTGGTATGCGCGCCCGGAGCGGTTGTTCGTGTTCACGGCGGCGATCGGCGTGCTCGCGGGCTGGACGATCGCGCGCGCCGGGGCGTTTCTGCCGTACGCGATGCGCGGAACGCGCCATCCGGTGCTCGCGTGGGCCATCGCGCTTCCCGTCTGGATTCTGCTCGCAGCCGCCGCGTCGTATTACCTGCCTGCCGCCGCGTACCTCTTTAACGTCCCGCTGCTGGTCGCCGGGGTGCTGCTGCTCGTAACACCGCTCGCGCGGACGGCCGCGGTCAGGCTCAGCTCGTTTCTCGTTCTGTGCGTCACGCTGGCCATGTGGGGATGGTTGCTGCTGCAGTTGCTTCGCTTCGCAGTGGCGCACTTCGGACGGCAACCCATCGTCACGCCCGTCTGGGTCTACGCGGCGTTGATTTTCATGGGGGGCATGATGTGGATGCCGCCGGCGCTGGCGGCGGTCACTGGCCGGCCGCTGCGCAGGCCCGCTTTCGCGACGGCGCTCCTGCTCGTCGCGGTCGTTGCGGCCGGCGGCTACGCGTACGCAGCGCCCGCCTACACCTACGATCAGCCGCTGCGGCGCGCGATACAGTTCGTGCACGATGCTGCCACCGCTCGCGCGTTCTGGCAGGTCGGATCGACCGAGCCGGGGCTCGACCTCGAGCGCACCTCCATGCAATGGGCGCCGCTCGGCGGTCCGCTGCCCTCTTCGGCGCCGACGGCGCGGCTTCGCCACCCCTTTGTGTTCTTCGCGGAGGTTCCTCCACCCGGCGAGATCCCCGGGCGCGTGACGATGCGCAGATCGCGGTTGGGCGATTCAGTCCAGTTCACGATCTCGGTGATACCGGCGGTGCGCGCCCTCGGCGCTTCCTTCGTGATGCCGGCGGGACTCACACCGGTCCGGCCGAACCTTCCCGGTATCGCGCGGGGCGGCCGGTGGGTGGCGTCCTTCGGGGCGGTGCCGATGGAGGGAATTGCGTTTCGCGGGTTCGTCCACGCATCCGACGAGCCGCGTCTCGACTCCGTGCAGGTCATCCTCCACACGTCCCGCTTCCCCGGCGGCGGCGGGTGGCAAGGTCTTCCGCCCTGGCTGCCCCAGGAGCGCGTCGTCTGGTCCGGGGAGGCGCGTTACATCGTGCGGCCGCTTCCCGAGGTGGCACCTCCGCAGTAG
- a CDS encoding 1-(5-phosphoribosyl)-5-[(5-phosphoribosylamino)methylideneamino] imidazole-4-carboxamide isomerase — protein MLIPAIDLQGGQVVQLVQGESLALAFDDLDEWLQKFAAFPLVQVIDLDAAKGTGRNDALVQRACAALPCRVGGGVRSVERAVQLLEAGAREVIVGSSLFRDDGVDVEFARRAATAVGVERLVAAVDSRKGKVAVRGWRASVDLEPAEAARALEPFAGGFLYTIVDGEGLMQGIDLAAVRAVRDATSRRVTAAGGIRSRREIDLLHEMGVDAVVGMAVYTGKIDLRPSGR, from the coding sequence ATGCTGATCCCGGCGATCGATCTCCAGGGGGGACAGGTCGTGCAGCTCGTGCAGGGCGAGTCGCTGGCCCTCGCGTTCGACGATCTGGACGAGTGGCTGCAGAAGTTCGCCGCGTTTCCTCTCGTGCAGGTGATTGACCTCGATGCCGCGAAGGGAACGGGACGCAACGATGCGCTCGTCCAGCGCGCCTGCGCGGCGTTGCCGTGCCGGGTGGGCGGCGGCGTACGGAGCGTCGAAAGAGCCGTGCAGTTGCTCGAGGCGGGCGCGCGCGAGGTGATCGTCGGCTCCTCCCTGTTCCGAGATGACGGGGTCGATGTCGAGTTCGCGCGTCGAGCCGCCACGGCGGTGGGCGTCGAGAGACTGGTCGCCGCCGTCGATTCGCGCAAGGGCAAGGTCGCCGTCCGGGGCTGGAGGGCGTCCGTGGACCTCGAACCGGCGGAGGCGGCTCGCGCCCTCGAGCCGTTCGCCGGCGGCTTTCTCTACACCATCGTGGACGGCGAAGGGCTCATGCAGGGCATCGACCTCGCCGCGGTACGCGCGGTGCGGGACGCCACCAGCCGGCGGGTCACCGCGGCCGGCGGCATCCGGTCCAGGCGTGAAATCGACCTCCTCCACGAAATGGGAGTCGACGCGGTGGTCGGGATGGCCGTGTACACCGGAAAAATCGACCTTCGGCCTTCTGGCCGATGA
- a CDS encoding lipid-binding SYLF domain-containing protein, whose amino-acid sequence MFRYGSVALCLVLGTATLEAQSGNQNKEEARLANAGVVMQEILDVPENIPQDLLVKAECVIVIPSVTTVAVGIGGSYGRGAIVCRRSGEGDGSWGAPAMYALDGGSIGLQLGGNASAAAGPKGRSASASTDASLRAEILSYSRSRGLFAGVSLEGTSLRPDNDASQEIYGRKITARNIVTGKRIAVPAAGRHLVDVLERHASRNRSIGTTGR is encoded by the coding sequence ATGTTTCGTTATGGTAGTGTGGCGCTCTGCCTCGTGTTAGGCACAGCCACTCTCGAAGCCCAGAGCGGGAACCAGAACAAGGAAGAAGCTCGCCTTGCGAACGCCGGCGTCGTGATGCAGGAGATCCTCGACGTACCGGAGAACATCCCTCAGGATCTGCTGGTCAAGGCCGAATGCGTGATCGTCATTCCGTCGGTGACGACGGTGGCGGTTGGGATTGGCGGCAGCTACGGCCGGGGCGCGATCGTCTGTCGTCGGTCCGGCGAGGGTGACGGATCGTGGGGCGCGCCAGCGATGTACGCGCTCGACGGGGGCAGCATCGGGCTGCAGCTCGGCGGAAACGCCTCAGCGGCGGCAGGGCCCAAGGGACGCAGCGCGTCCGCCTCGACCGACGCGTCGCTGCGCGCCGAAATTCTCAGCTACTCGCGTTCGCGCGGCCTCTTCGCCGGCGTATCACTCGAGGGCACGTCGCTTCGTCCGGACAACGACGCCAGCCAGGAGATCTACGGGCGCAAGATCACCGCAAGGAACATCGTCACCGGGAAGCGCATTGCCGTTCCCGCGGCAGGCCGTCATCTCGTGGACGTGTTGGAAAGGCACGCGTCTCGCAACCGGTCGATCGGAACGACGGGTCGATAG
- a CDS encoding glycosyltransferase family 4 protein, with amino-acid sequence MSSPNQIRRFAMLGNHLPRQCGIATFTTHLADALDEQMPGVDGFVLAMNDAGRRHAYPSRVRFEINEGDLASYRRAADFLNVNQVDLLSVQHEYGIFGGKAGAHLLTLLRELRMPIVTTLHTILSEPNASQRAALEELARLSERLVVMSASGRELLRRVHGIADDRIDLIPHGIPRVPAGSGSKDRLGVEGKTVILTFGLLSPDKGIEYVIDALPAILAVHPGVVYIVLGATHPHVIERDGEAYRLMLEARGQQLGVAGSMIFHNRFVSQHELTEFLSATDIYITPYLQPEQITSGTLAYAVGAGKAVISTPYIYARELLADGRGVLVPWRDSAAIAREVLAVMGNDAGRQAMCARAAAHGVAMTWPAVARKYVESFSRARADATRRRRTSFNAQTLASRPAGLPEIDLRHVHAMTDDTGMLQHASFSIPRYEDGYCLDDNARALLLMTLLDDTGTEDPPVVRALASRYLAFVSHAFDRSAGRFRNFLSYARQWIEPAGSEDSHARALWALGAVVGRAGDPGRHSLAGDLFQAATPAVPAFTSPRAWAYVLLGIDEYLRAFQGDSGVQAFRAALADRLLGLFQRTSRPDWPWFEDSATYCNARLSQALIVSGSRMNRKDMSEAGLRSLEWLVSLQRSADGHFAAIGSNGFYRRGTSPAAFDQQPVEACATASACFEAYRSSDDPRWLDHGRRAFNWFLGQNHLQQWLYDPATGGCRDGLHPDRVNRNQGAEATLSFLLALCEMREADRVEVHAAPALLQSTL; translated from the coding sequence ATGAGCAGTCCCAACCAGATCAGGCGGTTCGCGATGCTCGGCAATCACCTGCCGCGGCAGTGCGGCATCGCGACGTTCACGACACACCTTGCGGACGCGCTGGACGAGCAGATGCCGGGGGTGGATGGCTTCGTTCTCGCGATGAACGACGCCGGCCGGCGCCACGCGTACCCGTCCCGGGTCCGGTTCGAAATCAACGAGGGAGACCTGGCCTCGTACCGGCGCGCGGCGGACTTCCTGAACGTCAACCAGGTCGACCTGCTCTCGGTTCAACACGAGTACGGGATTTTCGGCGGCAAAGCCGGCGCGCATCTCCTCACGTTGCTGCGTGAACTGCGCATGCCGATCGTGACGACGCTCCACACGATTCTCAGCGAGCCGAATGCCTCGCAGCGTGCGGCCCTCGAGGAGCTGGCACGGCTCTCGGAACGGCTCGTCGTCATGAGCGCGTCGGGCAGGGAACTGCTCAGGCGCGTGCATGGCATCGCCGATGACCGGATCGATCTGATTCCCCACGGGATTCCCCGAGTACCTGCCGGGAGCGGCAGCAAGGATCGGCTCGGCGTCGAGGGCAAGACCGTGATCCTGACATTCGGGCTGCTCTCCCCCGACAAGGGCATCGAATACGTCATCGATGCGTTGCCGGCGATCCTGGCCGTTCACCCCGGGGTCGTCTACATCGTCCTCGGCGCGACCCACCCCCATGTCATCGAACGCGACGGCGAGGCCTACCGCCTCATGCTCGAGGCCCGAGGCCAGCAACTGGGTGTGGCCGGGAGCATGATCTTCCATAACCGGTTCGTCAGTCAGCACGAGCTGACGGAATTCCTGTCGGCCACCGACATCTACATCACGCCGTATCTCCAGCCGGAACAGATCACGTCGGGTACGCTCGCCTATGCCGTCGGCGCCGGGAAGGCGGTGATCTCCACGCCGTACATCTATGCCCGCGAACTTCTGGCCGATGGGCGGGGCGTGCTTGTCCCGTGGAGGGATTCGGCCGCAATCGCGCGAGAGGTCCTCGCCGTGATGGGCAATGACGCCGGCCGCCAGGCGATGTGTGCCCGGGCGGCGGCGCATGGCGTGGCCATGACCTGGCCGGCTGTCGCGCGAAAGTATGTCGAGAGCTTCTCGCGGGCTCGGGCGGACGCCACGCGCCGGCGTCGCACGTCGTTCAACGCGCAGACGCTCGCCAGCCGGCCCGCCGGTCTGCCCGAGATTGACCTGAGACACGTGCACGCCATGACCGACGACACCGGGATGCTCCAGCACGCGTCGTTCAGCATTCCGCGGTACGAGGACGGCTATTGTCTTGACGACAATGCGCGAGCGCTGCTGCTCATGACGCTCCTGGATGACACGGGCACCGAGGATCCCCCGGTGGTCCGCGCGCTGGCGTCGCGCTATCTGGCGTTCGTGAGTCATGCGTTCGACAGGAGCGCCGGCCGCTTCCGGAACTTTCTGTCGTACGCGCGACAGTGGATCGAACCGGCCGGGTCGGAGGACAGCCATGCGCGGGCCCTGTGGGCGCTCGGCGCCGTCGTGGGCCGCGCCGGCGATCCGGGACGGCACAGTCTCGCCGGCGATCTGTTCCAGGCGGCCACGCCGGCCGTGCCGGCGTTCACGAGCCCGCGGGCGTGGGCCTACGTGCTCCTTGGCATCGACGAGTACCTTCGAGCGTTCCAGGGCGACAGCGGCGTCCAGGCATTCCGCGCCGCCCTTGCCGACCGCCTGCTGGGGCTGTTCCAGCGCACGAGTCGTCCCGACTGGCCCTGGTTTGAGGACTCGGCGACCTACTGCAACGCGCGCCTGTCGCAGGCGCTCATCGTCTCAGGTTCACGTATGAACCGCAAAGACATGAGCGAGGCCGGGTTGCGATCGCTCGAGTGGCTCGTGTCCCTGCAGCGTTCCGCAGATGGGCACTTCGCGGCGATCGGGTCCAACGGCTTCTATCGACGGGGCACGTCGCCGGCGGCCTTCGATCAGCAGCCTGTCGAGGCGTGCGCCACCGCCTCCGCGTGTTTCGAGGCATATCGCTCGAGCGATGACCCCCGGTGGCTGGATCACGGCCGGCGGGCGTTCAACTGGTTCCTCGGGCAGAACCACCTCCAGCAGTGGCTCTACGACCCGGCGACCGGTGGCTGCCGCGACGGCCTGCATCCCGACCGGGTCAATCGGAACCAGGGGGCCGAAGCGACGCTGTCCTTCCTGCTCGCGCTCTGCGAGATGCGCGAGGCCGACCGAGTCGAGGTTCACGCCGCGCCGGCGCTGCTGCAATCCACATTATGA